The proteins below are encoded in one region of Puntigrus tetrazona isolate hp1 chromosome 5, ASM1883169v1, whole genome shotgun sequence:
- the alg9 gene encoding alpha-1,2-mannosyltransferase ALG9 isoform X2 has translation MQTWEYSPAYAIRSYAYLWLHALPACFHAKILQTNKVLVFYFLRCMLAFACCVCELYFYKAVCKKFGLHVGRLLLAFLVLSAGMFCSSAAFLPSTFCMYSTVVAMTGWFQGHPSLAVLGIAAGAIVGWPFSALLGIPIAFDLLFMKKKWKSFITWTLVALLLFLIPVVVVDSYYYGKLVIAPLNIILYNVFTPHGPDLYGTEPWHYYFVNGFLNFNIVFVLALFSFPLTALMEALLQRFNVQNLGRPYWLTLSPMYLWMLVFFTRPHKEERFLFPIYPLICLCGAVALSSLQKCYHFIFQRYRLEHYTISSNWLALGSVLLFGVLSLSRSVALFRGYHAPLDLYPEFHRIAKDPTIHTVPEGRLVNVCVGKEWYRFPSSFLLPNNWHVQFIQSEFRGQLPKPYAMGPDATWIIPSDMNDQNLEEQSRYVELKQCHYLVDLATETEAPREPQYATNKEEWSIIAEKPFLDTTRSSRLLRAFFIPFLSEQYTTYSRYVILKPRRPKNTRKRVQG, from the exons ATGCAGACATGGGAATATTCCCCGGCCTACGCCATTCGGTCCTACGCGTATCTTTGGCTCCATGCCCTTCCTGCCTGCTTTCATGCCAAAATTTTACAAACCAACAAG gtccttgtgttttatttcctgCGCTGCATGCTAGCCTTtgcctgctgtgtgtgtgagctctaCTTCTACAA GGCCGTGTGTAAAAAGTTTGGCCTGCACGTGGGCCGGCTCCTGCTGGCGTTCCTGGTCTTGAGTGCAGGGATGTTCTGCTCCTCTGCAG CTTTCCTCCCCAGTACGTTTTGTATGTACAGTACAGTGGTAGCTATGACTGGCTGGTTCCAGGGGCACCCAAGTCTGGCTGTGCTGGGTATTGCAGCGGGGGCTATAGTGGGCTGGCCCTTTAGTGCCCTGCTGGG CATACCCATTGCCTTTGACCTGCTGTTTATGAAGAAGAAGTGGAAGAGTTTTATCACGTGGACTCTGGTGGCATTGCTCCTCTTTCTG ATCCCTGTTGTTGTAGTGGACAGCTACTACTATGGAAAGCTGGTGATCGCTCCTCTTAATATAATACTTTACAACGTGTTCACTCCTCACGGGCCAGATCTTTATG gCACAGAGCCCTGGCATTACTACTTTGTGAATGGTTTCCTTAATTTCaacattgtgtttgtgttggccctcttttcttttcctctcacGGCGCTTATGGAGGCACTGCTCCAAAGATTTAATG TTCAGAACCTGGGCCGGCCGTACTGGTTAACCCTGTCTCCTATGTATCTGTGGATGCTGGTGTTCTTCACTCGTCCACATAAAGAGGAGCGCTTTCTGTTTCCCATCTACCCTCTCATCTGTCTGTGTGGGGCGGTGGCTCTCTCATCACTGCAG AAGTGCTATCACTTCATATTCCAGCGCTACCGTCTGGAGCACTACACCATCTCCTCCAACTGGCTGGCTCTCGGCTCTGTGCTGCTGTTTGGAGTGCTCTCTCTGTCTCGATCTGTGGCCCTCTTCAGAG GCTACCACGCTCCACTGGATTTGTATCCAGAATTTCACCGCATTGCTAAAGATCCTACAATCCACACGGTTCCAGAAGGAAGGCTGGTCAATGTTTGTGTGGGAAAAGAGTGGTACCGCTTTCCCAGCAGCTTTCTCCTTCCCAACAA CTGGCACGTACAGTTCATCCAGTCAGAGTTCAGGGGTCAGTTACCTAAGCCATATGCCATGGGTCCTGATGCCACCTGGATAATCCCATCAGACATGAATGATCAGAATCTCGAGGAGCAGTCACGATAC GTAGAACTGAAGCAGTGTCATTACCTGGTGGATCTAGCAACAGAAACCGAAGCCCCTCGTGAACCACAGTACGCCACTAACAAAGAAGAGTGGAGCATTATTGCTGAAAAGCCTTTTCTAGACACTACCAG GTCCTCCAGATTGCTCAGGGCCTTTTTTATCCCATTTCTGTCTGAGCAATACACCACCTACAGCAGATATGTCATCCTCAAACCGAGACGACCCAAAAACACCCGGAAAAGAGTGCAAGGCTGA
- the fdxacb1 gene encoding ferredoxin-fold anticodon-binding domain-containing protein 1 — translation MSRTREVLLVGEGNFSFSAALSESAGEDVGVTATCFQSENQTCRQEGAVPNIQRLRDRGSVVLFEVDCTCLKEHEAIQDHLFDCVIFNFPHCGRKSGVKKNRVLLVKFFQNAVAVLKDNGEVHVTLCNGQGGTPCDSPMREWHNSWQVVAMAAEAGLILSEIRPFDCETYQGYRCTGYRSQDKGFHVEGALTHIFTRSLPHTMPEKLKMEKTIGKETVCFELPAELSNYINRDFLGQQSHHPVKTVQEQLLRELKSIWPVCSMNEDFPELVSCLPETPEACDSTLTHSEVYWIKPTDTFIFDQSENEQNDCESMDDQQSFTGSYALRPSLLLHVQEITQNEDFSPGTLHAVSGLVFQRLPISPSRSPAFHQLLLVGMFPAESHPVQCFQDCLESLLASYGVSFEEARTGLEQQVWMNSKTLSKFGRITYLPSFSSALDEGLQLIVVSINLDHLATLIFGISDWRLLWSADVRFLKHFELNPLGPFSPFSLYSPSYLHDISFWMEPESYDELDFHALVREASCGAVKDLALVDRFRHPHMGHASLCYRLTYQSPDRALSHSQALGLQNQLRRLLPLRLQVTLR, via the exons ATGTCCAGGACGCGCGAAGTGCTGCTTGTAGGGGAAGGCAACTTCTCTTTCTCGGCGGCTTTGAGCGAGAGCGCGGGCGAAGACGTCGGGGTGACCGCCACCTGCTTTCAAAGCGAGAACCAAACGTGCAGACAGGAGGGAGCTGTGCCGAACATACAGAGACTCCGCGACAGAG GATCAGTTGTTCTGTTTGAGGTGGACTGCACGTGCCTAAAGGAGCACGAAGCCATTCAGGATCATCTCTTTGACTGCGTTATCTTCAATTTCCCTCACTGTGGGCGTAAAAGTGGCGTAAAGAAGAACCGCGTCCTGTTGGTAAAATTTTTCCAAAA TGCCGTTGCAGTCCTGAAGGACAATGGGGAAGTGCATGTCACCTTGTGTAATGGCCAAGGCGGCACTCCGTGTGACAGTCCAATGAGGGAATGGCACAATAGTTGGCAGGTGGTTGCCATGGCTGCAGAAGCAGGGCTAATTCTCAGTGAAATCCGTCCCTTTGACTGTGAAACGTATCAAGGTTACAGATGTACTGGTTACAG GAGCCAAGACAAAGGTTTCCATGTAGAGGGAGCTCTGACCCACATCTTCACTCGGAGTCTCCCGCACACCATGCCAGAGAAGCTTAAAATGGAGAAAACCATTGGGAAGGAGACGGTTTGTTTTGAGCTTCCGGCGGAGTTGAGTAATTATATCAACAG GGATTTCCTTGGTCAGCAGTCACATCATCCAGTGAAAACTGTCCAGGAGCAGTTACTTAGAGAGCTAAAGTCAATCTGGCCTGTGTGCTCTATGAATGAAGACTTCCCAGAACTGGTAAGCTGCCTCCCAGAAACGCCAGAGGCATGCGACTCCACTTTGACCCACTCCGAGGTCTATTGGATTAAACCTACTGACACCTTTATATTTGACCAAAGTGAAAACGAGCAAAACGACTGTGAGTCTATGGATGACCAGCAAAGCTTTACTGGCAGCTATGCACTTCGACCGTCCCTGTTGTTGCATGTCCAAGAGATCACCCAGAATGAAGACTTCAGTCCTGGCACTCTTCACGCGGTCAGCGGCCTGGTCTTTCAGAGACTGCCCATATCCCCGAGCCGCTCTCCTGCCTTTCACCAGCTTCTGCTGGTGGGGATGTTTCCTGCAGAATCCCATCCTGTCCAGTGCTTCCAAGATTGTTTGGAGTCACTGCTTGCTTCTTACGGTGTCTCCTTCGAGGAGGCACGAACGGGCCTGGAGCAGCAAGTGTGGATGAACTCAAAGACCCTTTCCAAGTTTGGGAGGATCACGTACCTGCCTTCCTTTTCCTCAGCCCTCGATGAAGGTTTACAGTTAATCGTGGTCTCAATCAACTTGGATCATTTAGCTACCCTGATTTTTGGCATTTCTGATTGGCGCTTACTGTGGAGCGCAGATGTTCGCTTTCTTAAGCATTTCGAGCTTAATCCCCTTGGACCTTTCAGTCCGTTCTCCCTTTACTCACCAAGCTACCTGCATGATATCAGTTTCTGGATGGAACCAGAAAGCTACGATGAGCTGGACTTCCATGCACTTGTGCGAGAAGCGTCTTGCGGCGCTGTTAAGGATTTGGCGTTAGTGGATCGCTTCAGACACCCACACATGGGTCACGCAAGCCTCTGCTATAGGCTGACCTATCAGTCGCCGGATCGGGCTCTGTCGCACAGCCAGGCGTTGGGTCTGCAGAATCAGCTGCGGAGACTGTTACCTCTGCGCCTGCAGGTCACCCTGAGGTGA
- the ppp2r1ba gene encoding protein phosphatase 2, regulatory subunit A, beta a, translating into MAGADSDDSLYPIAVLIDELRNEDVQLRLNSIKKLSTIALALGVERTRTELLPFLTDTIYDEDEVLLALAEQLGNFTMLVGGPEYVHCLLPPLESLATVEETVVRDKAVESLRKISHEHSPVDLEVHFEPLVKRLASGDWFTSRTSACGLFSVCYPRVSSTVKAEIRQHFRTLCSDDTPMVRRAAASKLGEFAKVLELEYVKSDIISLFTALASDEQDSVRLLAVEAGVSIATLLPQEDLEALVMPTLRQAAEDKSWRVRYMVADKFSDLQKAVGPEITKNDLVPAFQNLLKDCEAEVRAAAANKVKEFCENLPEDSRETIIMTHILPCVKELVSDTNQHVKSALASVIMGLSTILGKDNTIEHLLPLFLAQLKDECPEVRLNIISNLDCVNEVIGIRQLSQSLLPAIVELAEDAKWRVRLAIIEYMPLLAGQLGVEFFDEKLNSLCMAWLVDHVYAIREAATCNLMKLVEKFGAEWAQNTIVPKVLGMANDPNYLHRMTTLFCINALSEVCGQEITTKHMLPVVFKMSNDQVANVRFNVAKSLQKIGPVLDSNCLQTEVKPVLEKLASDQDMDVKYFAQEAISVLSLA; encoded by the exons ATGGCGGGAGCAGACAGCGACGACTCTCTTTACCCTATCGCCGTGCTAATAGACGAATTGAGAAACGAAGATGTTCAG TTACGGTTGAACAGCATTAAGAAGCTGTCCACCATCGCCTTGGCTCTAGGCGTCGAAAGAACACGCACTGAACTTCTGCCTTTCCTCACAG ATACCATCTACGATGAGGATGAAGTTCTGCTTGCTCTTGCTGAACAACTGGGGAACTTCACTATGCTGGTTGGAGGCCCCGAATACGTGCATTGTCTCCTT ccCCCTTTGGAGAGTTTGGCTACAGTTGAAGAGACGGTGGTGCGAGACAAGGCAGTGGAGTCCCTGCGGAAGATCTCCCATGAACACTCTCCAGTGGACCTGGAAGTGCACTTTGAGCCTCTGGTGAAGCGCTTGGCCAGCGGAGACTGGTTCACATCACGTACCTCTGCCTGCGGACTCTTCAGCGTCTGCTACCCACGAGTGTCCAGCACAGTCAAAGCTGAGATCCGCCA GCACTTCCGTACTCTGTGTTCTGATGATACTCCCATGGTGCGCCGTGCAGCCGCCTCCAAGCTGGGTGAATTTGCCAAAGTGTTAGAGCTGGAGTATGTCAAGAGTGACATCATTTCTCTCTTCACTGCATTGGCATCTGACGAACAG GACTCCGTTCGTCTCCTGGCCGTGGAGGCTGGTGTCAGCATTGCGACTCTGTTGCCTCAAGAGGATCTGGAAGCTCTGGTGATGCCAACTTTGCGCCAGGCTGCGGAGGACAAATCCTGGAGGGTTCGCTACATGGTTGCAGACAAGTTCTCTGAT TTGCAGAAAGCTGTGGGTCCGGAAATTACAAAGAATGACCTAGTGCCAGCCTTCCAGAACCTCCTGAAAGACTGTGAGGCTGAGGTTCGTGCCGCCGCCGCAAACAAAGTCAAAG AATTCTGCGAAAATTTGCCAGAGGACAGTAGAGAGACGATCATTATGACACACATTCTCCCCTGTGTTAAG GAACTCGTCTCAGACACTAATCAGCATGTGAAATCTGCACTGGCGTCAGTCATTATGGGCCTCTCCACCATCTTAGGCAAAGACAACACCATTGAGCACCTGCTTCCCCTTTTCTTGGCCCAGCTCAAAGATGAG TGTCCAGAGGTTCGCCTAAACATCATCTCCAACTTGGACTGTGTGAACGAGGTGATTGGAATCCGCCAGCTTTCCCAGTCTCTGCTTCCAGCCATTGTTGAGCTGGCGGAGGATGCTAAATGGCGAGTACGACTGGCTATCATCGAGTACATGCCCCTTCTGGCCGGACAGCTG GGTGTAGAGTTCTTCGATGAAAAACTCAATTCTCTGTGTATGGCGTGGCTTGTTGATCATG TGTATGCCATCAGAGAGGCAGCCACCTGTAACCTGATGAAGCTAGTGGAGAAGTTTGGAGCAGAGTGGGCCCAGAACACCATTGTGCCCAAAGTGCTGGGCATGGCCAATGACCCCAACTACCTGCACAGGATGACTACGCTCTTTTGCATTAAT GCTCTGTCTGAGGTGTGTGGACAGGAGATTACCACCAAACACATGCTCCCTGTAGTTTTCAAGATGTCCAACGACCAGGTAGCCAATGTGCGCTTCAATGTGGCCAAGTCTCTTCAGAAGATTGGACCTGTGCTGGACAGCAA ttGTCTGCAGACAGAGGTAAAGCCAGTGCTGGAGAAACTGGCGTCAGATCAAGACATGGATGTGAAATATTTCGCCCAAGAGGCCATCAGTG
- the alg9 gene encoding alpha-1,2-mannosyltransferase ALG9 isoform X1, whose product MTSRAAGRNMATKSLRQRGRRGSKQDASSAGSASSAPAADSRAAKDDKYAEDAKSSDPRNESSGKAGQVWAPEGSTAFKCLVSARFCAALLSNISDCDETYNYWEPTHYLLYGTGMQTWEYSPAYAIRSYAYLWLHALPACFHAKILQTNKVLVFYFLRCMLAFACCVCELYFYKAVCKKFGLHVGRLLLAFLVLSAGMFCSSAAFLPSTFCMYSTVVAMTGWFQGHPSLAVLGIAAGAIVGWPFSALLGIPIAFDLLFMKKKWKSFITWTLVALLLFLIPVVVVDSYYYGKLVIAPLNIILYNVFTPHGPDLYGTEPWHYYFVNGFLNFNIVFVLALFSFPLTALMEALLQRFNVQNLGRPYWLTLSPMYLWMLVFFTRPHKEERFLFPIYPLICLCGAVALSSLQKCYHFIFQRYRLEHYTISSNWLALGSVLLFGVLSLSRSVALFRGYHAPLDLYPEFHRIAKDPTIHTVPEGRLVNVCVGKEWYRFPSSFLLPNNWHVQFIQSEFRGQLPKPYAMGPDATWIIPSDMNDQNLEEQSRYVELKQCHYLVDLATETEAPREPQYATNKEEWSIIAEKPFLDTTRSSRLLRAFFIPFLSEQYTTYSRYVILKPRRPKNTRKRVQG is encoded by the exons ATGACGTCACGCGCAGCCGGCAGAAACATGGCGACGAAGAGTCTCCGTCAGCGCGGCCGACGGGGCAGCAAACAGGACGCGAGCAGCGCCGGCAGCGCCAGCAGCGCGCCCGCCGCCGACAGCCGGGCGGCGAAAGACGACAAATATGCGGAGGACGCTAAGTCCAGTGACCCGCGAAACGA GTCATCCGGTAAGGCAGGACAGGTGTGGGCTCCTGAGGGCTCCACGGCCTTCAAGTGCTTGGTGTCTGCCCGCTTCTGCGCTGCGCTCCTCAGCAACATCTCTGACTGTGATGAAACCTACAATTACTGGGAGCCA ACTCACTACCTGCTGTATGGAACAGGAATGCAGACATGGGAATATTCCCCGGCCTACGCCATTCGGTCCTACGCGTATCTTTGGCTCCATGCCCTTCCTGCCTGCTTTCATGCCAAAATTTTACAAACCAACAAG gtccttgtgttttatttcctgCGCTGCATGCTAGCCTTtgcctgctgtgtgtgtgagctctaCTTCTACAA GGCCGTGTGTAAAAAGTTTGGCCTGCACGTGGGCCGGCTCCTGCTGGCGTTCCTGGTCTTGAGTGCAGGGATGTTCTGCTCCTCTGCAG CTTTCCTCCCCAGTACGTTTTGTATGTACAGTACAGTGGTAGCTATGACTGGCTGGTTCCAGGGGCACCCAAGTCTGGCTGTGCTGGGTATTGCAGCGGGGGCTATAGTGGGCTGGCCCTTTAGTGCCCTGCTGGG CATACCCATTGCCTTTGACCTGCTGTTTATGAAGAAGAAGTGGAAGAGTTTTATCACGTGGACTCTGGTGGCATTGCTCCTCTTTCTG ATCCCTGTTGTTGTAGTGGACAGCTACTACTATGGAAAGCTGGTGATCGCTCCTCTTAATATAATACTTTACAACGTGTTCACTCCTCACGGGCCAGATCTTTATG gCACAGAGCCCTGGCATTACTACTTTGTGAATGGTTTCCTTAATTTCaacattgtgtttgtgttggccctcttttcttttcctctcacGGCGCTTATGGAGGCACTGCTCCAAAGATTTAATG TTCAGAACCTGGGCCGGCCGTACTGGTTAACCCTGTCTCCTATGTATCTGTGGATGCTGGTGTTCTTCACTCGTCCACATAAAGAGGAGCGCTTTCTGTTTCCCATCTACCCTCTCATCTGTCTGTGTGGGGCGGTGGCTCTCTCATCACTGCAG AAGTGCTATCACTTCATATTCCAGCGCTACCGTCTGGAGCACTACACCATCTCCTCCAACTGGCTGGCTCTCGGCTCTGTGCTGCTGTTTGGAGTGCTCTCTCTGTCTCGATCTGTGGCCCTCTTCAGAG GCTACCACGCTCCACTGGATTTGTATCCAGAATTTCACCGCATTGCTAAAGATCCTACAATCCACACGGTTCCAGAAGGAAGGCTGGTCAATGTTTGTGTGGGAAAAGAGTGGTACCGCTTTCCCAGCAGCTTTCTCCTTCCCAACAA CTGGCACGTACAGTTCATCCAGTCAGAGTTCAGGGGTCAGTTACCTAAGCCATATGCCATGGGTCCTGATGCCACCTGGATAATCCCATCAGACATGAATGATCAGAATCTCGAGGAGCAGTCACGATAC GTAGAACTGAAGCAGTGTCATTACCTGGTGGATCTAGCAACAGAAACCGAAGCCCCTCGTGAACCACAGTACGCCACTAACAAAGAAGAGTGGAGCATTATTGCTGAAAAGCCTTTTCTAGACACTACCAG GTCCTCCAGATTGCTCAGGGCCTTTTTTATCCCATTTCTGTCTGAGCAATACACCACCTACAGCAGATATGTCATCCTCAAACCGAGACGACCCAAAAACACCCGGAAAAGAGTGCAAGGCTGA